In Bacillus sp. SB49, a single window of DNA contains:
- a CDS encoding fumarylacetoacetate hydrolase family protein, producing MKLTAFKEHQKSYCGIVHEGKVVSLQTINYIEGKNWSIDLDGLLKEGQWEELVGWYRSSGRNKLSSFPYRKLENLQPDDMLLCPGKTLGVGMNYVEKAMELTGEAPKKEPVTFMKPPTTLIGPGAAVQLPKGSTSVAAEGELAIIIGKTCRDIEVREAQRFIAGYTTALDMTEKDIHRADDKYLQWSKSFDTFCSLGSDLVSGDHWSSLEDVIVKTTLNGKVTHENTVGNMMYSPAFIVSFFSKIMTLQPGDVILTGTPGSNMIHPGDRPGCLITGLDPLENPVERKETRVTVL from the coding sequence ATGAAACTGACAGCGTTCAAGGAACACCAGAAGAGTTACTGTGGAATCGTGCATGAAGGCAAGGTTGTTTCTCTGCAGACAATCAATTATATAGAAGGAAAGAACTGGAGTATTGATTTGGACGGGCTGTTGAAGGAAGGACAATGGGAAGAGCTTGTGGGTTGGTATCGGAGTTCCGGAAGAAACAAGCTTTCCTCTTTTCCTTATCGGAAATTAGAGAACCTTCAGCCGGATGATATGCTTCTCTGTCCCGGGAAAACTCTTGGTGTAGGTATGAACTATGTAGAGAAAGCGATGGAGCTTACAGGCGAAGCGCCGAAAAAGGAGCCGGTTACGTTTATGAAGCCTCCAACAACGTTGATCGGTCCTGGAGCGGCGGTGCAGCTTCCGAAGGGATCGACTTCTGTAGCAGCGGAAGGAGAGCTTGCTATTATTATAGGAAAAACCTGCAGGGATATAGAGGTGAGGGAGGCTCAGCGCTTTATTGCCGGGTACACGACAGCTCTTGATATGACGGAGAAAGACATTCATAGAGCTGATGATAAGTATCTGCAGTGGTCCAAAAGCTTTGATACCTTTTGTTCCCTTGGGTCCGATCTCGTATCTGGAGATCATTGGTCTTCTCTTGAAGACGTCATAGTGAAGACAACCTTAAATGGAAAAGTTACGCATGAGAATACAGTAGGAAATATGATGTATTCACCAGCTTTCATCGTTTCTTTTTTCTCCAAAATCATGACGTTACAGCCCGGGGATGTCATTTTGACCGGGACGCCGGGTTCAAACATGATTCATCCAGGTGACCGTCCTGGCTGCTTAATCACCGGTTTAGATC
- a CDS encoding amidase produces MTDAFIKEDMRKEPTGSGILDGLTFGVKDVISVAGHTNAAGNPDWLNTHAPAQYNAPVIDRLLEEGALLHGMTHTDELMYSLNGENVHYGTPINPKSPACIPGGSSSGSAAAASGGEVHFALGTDTGGSVRIPSSYCGIYGFRPTHGAIDVQGVIPLAPSFDTIGWMADDPVILSRVGDIFFRRGKGSPRLEKIKIASDLWELLDPDLHKCYAAPLRQVKAMFKEEETRLLCEDGLGKWADTFRVLQAQEIWQEHGGWITDVRPRFAYDIYRRLLWARSISGQDMTERKAYRNKIKAWTNAWIGDDGVLLLPTTPAGPPKRGTPASRLEDIRTKTMKLSCIAGLAGLPQVTIPLPSTVEGPVSISLIAAKGQDLKLLETACLISKELRKGDAYETDSVQGTPEELLWNRA; encoded by the coding sequence ATGACTGATGCTTTCATAAAAGAAGATATGCGGAAGGAACCGACTGGGTCCGGGATTCTTGACGGCTTAACCTTCGGTGTGAAGGATGTTATTTCTGTGGCAGGTCACACAAACGCAGCAGGTAACCCGGATTGGTTAAATACCCATGCTCCTGCACAGTACAATGCGCCTGTCATAGACCGGCTGCTTGAGGAAGGAGCATTACTTCACGGGATGACTCATACAGATGAGCTGATGTACAGTTTGAACGGAGAAAATGTTCACTATGGTACACCAATCAATCCAAAGTCCCCTGCCTGTATTCCTGGTGGTTCCTCAAGTGGATCGGCGGCAGCGGCATCGGGTGGTGAGGTCCATTTCGCATTAGGGACGGATACGGGCGGATCTGTGCGGATCCCAAGTTCTTACTGCGGAATATATGGATTTCGGCCGACGCATGGAGCAATCGACGTTCAAGGGGTCATCCCCCTGGCTCCCAGTTTTGATACGATAGGCTGGATGGCAGATGATCCTGTGATACTGTCACGTGTCGGGGATATTTTCTTCCGAAGGGGAAAAGGGAGTCCGCGGTTGGAAAAGATAAAAATCGCATCAGATCTATGGGAGCTGCTCGATCCCGACTTACATAAATGCTATGCCGCTCCGCTTCGTCAAGTGAAAGCGATGTTTAAGGAAGAAGAAACACGCCTTCTTTGTGAGGATGGTCTTGGGAAATGGGCGGATACGTTCCGGGTGCTCCAGGCGCAGGAAATATGGCAGGAACACGGGGGGTGGATAACAGACGTTCGTCCAAGGTTTGCTTATGATATATACAGACGCCTTCTTTGGGCCCGTTCTATCTCTGGTCAGGATATGACGGAACGAAAGGCTTACCGGAATAAAATCAAGGCTTGGACGAATGCGTGGATTGGTGATGACGGAGTACTTCTTCTTCCGACTACTCCTGCGGGCCCGCCGAAGAGAGGTACCCCCGCATCGCGTTTGGAGGATATTCGTACCAAAACAATGAAATTGTCATGCATCGCAGGTCTCGCCGGCCTCCCTCAGGTTACTATTCCTCTTCCTTCTACGGTCGAAGGACCGGTTAGCATATCGCTCATAGCGGCAAAGGGACAGGATCTGAAATTATTAGAAACGGCGTGCTTGATTAGTAAAGAACTACGAAAAGGGGATGCTTATGAAACTGACAGCGTTCAAGGAACACCAGAAGAGTTACTGTGGAATCGTGCATGA
- a CDS encoding (2Fe-2S)-binding protein: MDMREMEDETRGRKDASPLRITINGDYEEYYVDPSMRLVDFLRDYLGMTGTKISCEIGRCGACSVLVDEVLMNACLLNVYQVAGKSIQTIEGLKGEKALHPIQESFLKDGGFQCGYCTPGMVMAVQALLAEYPEPTEVQIREGLSGNLCRCTGYVGIIRAVKRAARELRQVKI; the protein is encoded by the coding sequence ATGGATATGAGAGAAATGGAAGATGAAACCAGGGGGAGAAAGGACGCTTCTCCGCTCCGTATTACAATTAATGGGGATTATGAGGAGTATTACGTCGACCCCTCTATGCGGCTTGTAGATTTCCTTCGTGATTACCTGGGTATGACAGGAACAAAAATCTCCTGCGAAATCGGCCGTTGCGGTGCTTGTTCAGTACTTGTGGACGAGGTGTTAATGAACGCATGTTTGCTGAATGTGTATCAGGTTGCCGGTAAGTCCATCCAAACCATTGAGGGATTGAAGGGAGAAAAGGCGCTTCACCCAATCCAAGAAAGTTTCCTGAAGGATGGAGGTTTCCAGTGCGGGTACTGCACACCGGGGATGGTGATGGCCGTTCAGGCATTATTGGCAGAATACCCCGAACCGACAGAAGTGCAAATTAGAGAAGGTTTGTCCGGAAACCTCTGCCGCTGCACAGGCTACGTAGGGATTATCCGTGCTGTTAAAAGAGCGGCACGTGAGCTTCGTCAAGTCAAGATATAA